The nucleotide window TTATGTGGGCAGTGTTGATGAACCTTATGTCACCGGGTTTGTTCCTCCGCAGGCAATGATTGCTCGTTTATCCTTGAACGTTCCCTTTTTAGTTGCAGCTCGTTATATTGACACTCCTCCTTGGAAAATTACAACGATTGGCGATCCGCTGCTGGTGATTAACGAAACCTATCAAAAACCGGGAGAATAATAGTGGCTCATTGGTCTTGTATCAAGCACTGCGGTGCTTGTTGTTATCTTAACCCTGAAGAGCGACCGGAATTAGACACTTATCTAGATCCAGAAGAATTAGAACAATATTACACTTTAGTCGGTACCGATGGCTGGTGTATTCATTACCAGAAGGAAACCCGTACTTGTGGCATTTACGAAGAACGTCCGAGCTTCTGTCGGGTGAGTGTCGAGAACTTTCAGCGAATGTTTGGGGTCAATGATGATGAATTTGATGAATTTGCTATCGATTGCTGTTGTGAACAAATTGCCAGTGTTTATGGCGAAGACAGTGAGGAAATGACGCGTTATCTCGATGCTGTGGATGAACCGCGATAGAATAGACCAGAAGATTGAAGAATTAACCGAAGCAGTGACTAAACAGCGCGATCGCGTTTCGACTCAGACCTCAGTTCCCACTCCCCCTCGCCTCTTTCACAAGGGGTTTTCCACGGTCTTTTTTTCCACATTTGTAACCATTTTTCTGGCAGAAATTGGAGATAAAACCCAGCTTGCCACCTTACTCATTAGTGCTGAATCGCGATCGCCGTTGGTTGTTTTCTTTGGGGCTGCCCTGGCGCTGATCATGACCAGTTTAATTGGTGTTCTTTTAGGGCAATGGTTGGCGAAACGGTTGTCTCCCCAACGGCTAGAAGTCATTGTTGCTGGACTGCTTCTCGTGATTGCTGTTCTCTTACTCGGAGATGTGGTTGAGGGGG belongs to Cyanobacteria bacterium GSL.Bin1 and includes:
- a CDS encoding TMEM165/GDT1 family protein, with amino-acid sequence MTKQRDRVSTQTSVPTPPRLFHKGFSTVFFSTFVTIFLAEIGDKTQLATLLISAESRSPLVVFFGAALALIMTSLIGVLLGQWLAKRLSPQRLEVIVAGLLLVIAVLLLGDVVEGA
- a CDS encoding YkgJ family cysteine cluster protein, which produces MAHWSCIKHCGACCYLNPEERPELDTYLDPEELEQYYTLVGTDGWCIHYQKETRTCGIYEERPSFCRVSVENFQRMFGVNDDEFDEFAIDCCCEQIASVYGEDSEEMTRYLDAVDEPR